The following are encoded together in the Dickeya lacustris genome:
- the fliJ gene encoding flagellar export protein FliJ translates to MRAQSTFIMLRDLAQKEVDTATTQLGHVQKAYLQAEEQLNMLLGYHDDYRQRLNESMSEGMANTAWQNYQQFILTLEKAIEQHRHHLLNWSSRLNQATKTWQEKQQRLNAFTTLQQREQTRLQAHENRQEQKRMDEFAQRASMRKT, encoded by the coding sequence ATGAGAGCTCAGTCTACCTTCATCATGCTGCGTGATTTAGCCCAGAAAGAAGTCGATACGGCAACAACGCAGTTGGGACACGTGCAAAAAGCCTATCTACAGGCAGAAGAACAACTTAACATGCTATTGGGTTATCATGATGATTATCGCCAGCGCCTTAATGAGTCGATGTCTGAAGGGATGGCCAATACCGCGTGGCAGAACTATCAGCAATTTATTTTGACGCTGGAAAAAGCCATTGAGCAACATCGCCATCATTTATTAAATTGGTCATCCCGGTTAAATCAGGCAACCAAGACATGGCAGGAAAAGCAGCAGCGCTTGAATGCGTTTACTACGTTGCAGCAGCGTGAACAGACCCGGCTGCAGGCGCATGAGAATCGCCAAGAGCAAAAGCGGATGGATGAGTTCGCCCAACGAGCATCAATGAGGAAAACATAA
- the fliI gene encoding flagellar protein export ATPase FliI, which translates to MTVRLSRWLSSIDSFEKRIANTPSIRRYGRLTRATGLVLEATGLHMPLGSTCLIERQNGNQIEEVESEVVGFNGQKLFLMPLEEVEGIIPGARVYERVGISGGNQGKQLPLGPALLGRVLDGAAKPLDGLPTPDTGYTAPLMSTPFNPLQRTPIEYVLDVGVRAINALLTVGRGQRMGLFAGSGVGKSVLLGMMARYTQADVIVVGLIGERGREVKDFIENILGTEGLARSVVIAAPADVSPLLRMQGAAYATRIAEDFRDRGHHVLLIMDSLTRYAMAQREIALAIGEPPATKGYPPSVFAKLPALVERAGNGISGGGSITAFYTVLTEGDDQQDPIADSARAILDGHIVLSRQLAESGHYPAIDIEASISRAMTALIDENHYSAVRQFKQSLSSYQRNRDLINVGAYASGSDPLLDRAIQLYPHMQAFLQQGMFERSSFEDSCQALNNIFPYNR; encoded by the coding sequence ATGACGGTGCGCCTCTCTCGTTGGCTTTCTTCTATCGATTCATTTGAGAAGCGTATTGCGAATACGCCATCAATACGACGTTACGGACGCCTGACGCGTGCAACTGGCCTGGTGCTTGAGGCAACAGGTCTGCATATGCCATTAGGCTCAACTTGCCTGATTGAGCGTCAAAATGGTAATCAAATCGAAGAAGTAGAAAGCGAGGTAGTCGGCTTTAACGGTCAAAAACTGTTTTTGATGCCACTTGAAGAGGTCGAAGGCATCATCCCTGGCGCTCGGGTTTATGAGCGGGTGGGGATTTCCGGTGGAAATCAGGGTAAACAATTACCGTTGGGCCCAGCGCTGCTTGGGCGAGTATTGGATGGTGCTGCCAAACCGCTTGACGGTTTACCCACACCGGATACGGGCTATACCGCACCGCTGATGTCCACGCCCTTTAACCCATTACAGCGTACGCCGATTGAGTATGTCCTGGATGTTGGCGTAAGGGCGATTAACGCATTGCTGACCGTTGGTCGCGGCCAGCGTATGGGTTTATTTGCTGGCTCTGGGGTTGGTAAAAGTGTGCTGCTGGGTATGATGGCCCGCTATACGCAAGCCGATGTTATCGTTGTCGGCCTTATTGGTGAGCGTGGCCGGGAAGTAAAAGATTTTATTGAAAATATCCTAGGCACAGAGGGGCTGGCGCGTTCGGTCGTTATCGCTGCGCCTGCGGATGTATCGCCCCTATTGCGTATGCAAGGTGCCGCTTATGCCACGCGTATCGCGGAAGACTTCCGCGATCGCGGCCATCACGTGCTCTTGATTATGGACTCATTAACACGTTATGCGATGGCACAGCGTGAAATTGCATTGGCTATCGGTGAGCCCCCAGCGACCAAAGGCTATCCACCTTCTGTATTTGCTAAACTGCCCGCTTTAGTTGAACGCGCGGGTAACGGTATTTCTGGCGGCGGGTCGATAACCGCGTTCTATACTGTATTAACAGAAGGCGACGACCAACAGGACCCGATTGCAGACTCGGCGCGCGCAATTTTGGACGGCCATATCGTTCTGTCTCGGCAATTGGCTGAGTCTGGGCACTACCCGGCGATTGATATCGAAGCCTCGATTAGCCGTGCAATGACGGCATTGATAGATGAAAACCACTATTCTGCTGTAAGGCAGTTTAAGCAGTCGTTATCCAGCTATCAGCGTAATCGTGATTTGATTAATGTGGGTGCTTACGCATCCGGTAGCGATCCGCTACTTGATCGTGCTATACAGCTTTATCCGCATATGCAGGCCTTTTTACAACAAGGTATGTTTGAGCGAAGCTCATTTGAGGATTCCTGTCAGGCACTGAACAACATTTTCCCGTATAATCGGTAG
- the fliH gene encoding flagellar assembly protein FliH: MVAMTRLSNYSNNLDWQLWKLDDLSAPSSPSVNEKPSSASSSLPARAEGSDGDEFFSMTDFQQPEDDLATLREQVLQQARETGFNEGKQQGYAAGYQDGHHAGMQQGLQDAAQQQQPVIAQMQQMVNEFQQTLDALDSVIVSRLMQLALTAAKQVLGQAPICDGTALMSQIQQLIQQEPMFSGKPQLRVHPADLARIEQHLGPTLSIHGWRLLADNQLHPGGCKVSAEEGDLDASLATRWHELCRLAAPGEL, from the coding sequence GTGGTGGCGATGACGCGTTTGTCTAATTATTCCAATAATCTTGACTGGCAACTCTGGAAGCTTGATGACTTATCAGCACCATCGTCGCCGTCTGTGAATGAAAAACCATCGTCGGCCTCATCGTCTTTACCGGCGCGAGCAGAAGGCAGTGATGGCGATGAATTCTTTTCCATGACTGACTTCCAGCAGCCTGAAGATGACCTTGCAACTTTGCGTGAGCAAGTGTTGCAACAAGCCAGAGAAACAGGATTCAACGAAGGGAAGCAGCAAGGTTACGCCGCAGGCTATCAAGACGGCCATCATGCGGGTATGCAGCAGGGGTTGCAGGATGCAGCACAGCAGCAGCAACCCGTTATTGCACAAATGCAGCAGATGGTTAATGAATTCCAGCAAACACTGGACGCGCTTGATAGCGTTATCGTCTCTCGGCTGATGCAACTTGCGCTAACCGCAGCAAAACAGGTTCTTGGCCAGGCCCCTATCTGTGACGGTACTGCGCTGATGAGTCAAATACAGCAATTGATTCAACAAGAGCCGATGTTTAGTGGTAAACCTCAACTGCGTGTGCACCCTGCCGATTTAGCGCGTATTGAGCAACATCTGGGCCCAACGTTGAGCATTCATGGCTGGCGCTTATTGGCTGATAACCAATTACATCCTGGCGGATGCAAAGTCAGTGCTGAAGAGGGCGATCTTGATGCAAGTCTCGCGACTCGTTGGCACGAGCTCTGTCGGCTGGCAGCCCCAGGAGAACTCTGA
- the fliG gene encoding flagellar motor switch protein FliG yields MSLTGTEKSAVLLMTIGEDRAAEVFTHLSTREVQHLSTAMANMKQVSQTELLEVLREFDVEAEQYAALGINAGEYLRSVLVKALGEERASSLLEDILESKETSSGMETLNFMEPQSAADLIRDEHPQIIATILVHLKRAQAADILAHFDERMRNDVMLRIATFGGVQPSALAELTEVLNGLLDGQNLKRSKMGGVRTAAEIINLMKTQHEEAVIDAVREFDGELAQKIIDEMFLFENLVEVDDRSIQRLLQEVESESLLIALKGAEQPLREKFLRNMSQRAAEILRDDLATRGPVRMSQVENEQKAILLIVRRLADSGEMIIGGGDDAFV; encoded by the coding sequence ATGAGTCTGACAGGTACAGAAAAGAGCGCCGTGTTACTGATGACCATCGGTGAAGACCGTGCGGCAGAGGTTTTTACACACCTTTCAACCCGAGAGGTGCAACATCTCAGTACCGCGATGGCGAACATGAAACAAGTATCTCAGACAGAGTTGCTTGAGGTGCTGCGTGAGTTTGATGTAGAAGCCGAACAATACGCCGCGCTGGGTATTAATGCCGGTGAATATCTGCGCTCTGTACTCGTCAAAGCATTGGGTGAGGAACGTGCTTCAAGCTTGCTGGAGGATATTCTCGAGAGCAAAGAAACCTCTTCGGGGATGGAAACGCTCAACTTCATGGAGCCTCAGAGTGCCGCTGACCTTATCCGTGATGAGCATCCACAGATTATTGCGACAATCCTTGTCCATCTTAAACGCGCGCAGGCGGCGGATATTCTGGCCCACTTTGATGAGCGTATGCGTAACGATGTCATGCTACGTATCGCCACGTTTGGCGGCGTACAGCCTTCGGCATTGGCTGAATTGACCGAAGTGCTCAACGGGCTTCTGGATGGTCAAAACCTGAAACGCAGTAAGATGGGTGGTGTGCGTACTGCGGCTGAAATCATTAACTTGATGAAAACGCAGCACGAAGAAGCCGTTATTGATGCCGTGCGCGAATTTGACGGCGAACTGGCGCAGAAAATCATCGACGAAATGTTCCTGTTCGAAAATCTGGTCGAAGTGGACGATCGCAGTATCCAGCGCCTGCTTCAGGAAGTGGAGTCCGAGTCTCTGCTTATTGCACTGAAGGGTGCAGAACAGCCATTGCGCGAGAAATTCCTGCGCAACATGTCGCAGCGTGCAGCAGAAATCTTGCGCGACGACCTGGCAACTCGCGGCCCGGTACGTATGTCTCAGGTAGAAAACGAACAGAAAGCCATTTTGCTCATTGTACGTCGTCTGGCAGACAGCGGCGAAATGATTATCGGTGGTGGCGATGACGCGTTTGTCTAA
- the fliF gene encoding flagellar basal-body MS-ring/collar protein FliF yields MNALTSGAATGGKSFGEILNRLRTNPRIPLLIASAATIAIVVALSLWARSPDYRVLYTNLSERDGGSVVSELGKMNIPYRFTESGAAIMIPADKVYETRLRLAQQGLPKGGAVGFELLDQEKFGISQFSEQINYQRALEGELARTMETLGPIQNARVHLAIPKPSLFVREQKSPSAAVTITLQPGRALDDSQINAIAYLVSSSVAGLPADKVTIVDQTGKLLTQNDGSGRDLNAAQLKYTNEIENNYQRRIEAILLPVVGAGNVHAQVTAQIDFASREQTDEQYQPNQPPNQAAVRSQQVSQSDQRGGPNVGGVPGALSNTPTPAPTAPISTPPAANANANGNTTATGTNTQTSTTGSSASQTLNSRHDQTINYEVDRTIRHTKQNTGNVQRLSVAVVVNYTAGTDGKPAAMSDEQLKKIEALVREAMGFSNDRGDSLNVVNTPFTITDSAAGQLPFWQKQAFFDLLIEVGRWLLVLIVGWILYRKLVRPQLQRRAALQEAAVAAASLRGQDDGVSVTINNIEMEQQRKSEQRVHTEMHSQRIRELAENDPRVVALVIRHWMSNEL; encoded by the coding sequence ATGAACGCCTTAACATCCGGAGCAGCAACCGGTGGGAAAAGCTTTGGCGAAATACTCAACCGTTTGCGTACTAACCCTAGAATTCCTTTGCTAATTGCTTCAGCAGCCACCATTGCAATTGTTGTGGCATTATCGCTTTGGGCTCGTAGCCCTGATTATCGCGTGCTTTACACTAACCTCAGTGAACGTGATGGCGGCAGCGTTGTTTCTGAACTGGGTAAGATGAACATCCCGTACCGCTTTACAGAAAGTGGTGCCGCCATCATGATTCCGGCGGATAAGGTTTATGAAACCCGGTTAAGACTCGCGCAACAAGGTTTGCCTAAAGGTGGCGCGGTCGGGTTTGAATTGCTCGATCAAGAAAAATTCGGCATCAGTCAGTTCAGTGAGCAGATAAATTATCAGCGCGCATTGGAAGGCGAGCTTGCTCGTACCATGGAAACACTTGGGCCGATTCAAAACGCGCGTGTCCATCTGGCTATTCCTAAACCCTCGTTATTCGTCCGCGAGCAGAAATCCCCGTCTGCGGCGGTTACCATTACTCTTCAGCCTGGACGTGCTCTGGACGACAGCCAGATCAATGCGATTGCTTATTTGGTATCAAGCAGCGTTGCTGGCTTGCCTGCTGATAAGGTCACTATTGTTGATCAAACAGGTAAATTGCTGACTCAAAATGATGGGTCGGGCAGAGACCTCAATGCAGCGCAGTTAAAATACACAAATGAAATAGAAAATAACTACCAGCGCCGAATTGAGGCGATCCTTTTGCCTGTAGTTGGCGCAGGAAACGTCCATGCGCAGGTAACAGCTCAGATTGATTTTGCCAGTCGTGAGCAGACGGATGAGCAATACCAACCTAATCAGCCGCCTAATCAGGCAGCTGTACGTTCGCAACAGGTAAGTCAGAGCGATCAGCGTGGTGGCCCTAACGTTGGCGGTGTACCGGGCGCGCTATCAAATACGCCCACTCCGGCGCCAACTGCTCCGATTTCTACGCCCCCTGCGGCAAACGCCAACGCGAATGGCAATACAACGGCAACAGGTACGAATACCCAGACATCCACCACGGGCAGCTCGGCTAGTCAAACGTTAAACAGCCGTCACGATCAGACAATAAACTACGAAGTCGATCGTACTATCCGCCATACCAAGCAAAATACAGGTAATGTTCAGCGCCTGTCGGTGGCTGTGGTTGTAAACTACACAGCAGGTACGGATGGTAAACCCGCAGCAATGAGCGATGAACAGCTCAAAAAAATTGAAGCGTTGGTTCGTGAGGCAATGGGCTTCTCAAACGATCGCGGTGACTCATTAAATGTTGTAAATACTCCCTTTACCATTACGGACAGTGCTGCGGGTCAGTTACCTTTCTGGCAGAAGCAAGCCTTCTTTGACCTGTTGATTGAAGTAGGTCGCTGGTTGCTCGTACTGATTGTTGGCTGGATTCTGTATCGCAAATTGGTTCGTCCACAGCTACAACGGCGCGCTGCGCTGCAAGAAGCTGCTGTGGCGGCAGCCTCTTTACGTGGACAAGATGATGGCGTCAGCGTGACCATCAACAATATTGAAATGGAGCAACAAAGGAAATCCGAACAGCGCGTTCATACTGAGATGCACAGCCAGCGTATTCGTGAACTGGCAGAAAATGATCCTCGCGTTGTCGCCTTGGTAATCCGCCACTGGATGAGTAATGAACTATGA
- the fliE gene encoding flagellar hook-basal body complex protein FliE, whose amino-acid sequence MSIQGIDAVLQQMQVTATKASGGVNPLSTGLAAPSGFADELKAALDKINDTRVQAQTQAEAFTLGKPGIALNDVMIDNQKASISLQMGVQVRNKLVSAYQEVMNMSI is encoded by the coding sequence ATGTCTATTCAAGGTATTGATGCAGTATTGCAGCAAATGCAAGTTACCGCTACCAAAGCCTCTGGCGGAGTGAATCCGCTTTCTACCGGGCTTGCAGCGCCTTCCGGCTTCGCCGACGAATTAAAAGCCGCCCTTGATAAAATCAACGACACTCGCGTTCAAGCGCAGACGCAGGCGGAAGCGTTTACATTGGGAAAACCGGGTATTGCATTGAATGATGTGATGATTGATAACCAAAAGGCTTCCATCTCCTTACAGATGGGCGTCCAGGTACGAAATAAACTGGTATCTGCCTATCAAGAAGTGATGAATATGTCTATTTAG
- a CDS encoding IS3 family transposase (programmed frameshift), producing the protein MKKRFSDEQIISILREAEVGVSARELCRKHAISDATFYTWRKKYGGMEVPEVKRLKSLEEENARLKKLLAEAMLDKEALQVALGRKLLTTDQKREVVVLMCDATGLSQRRACRLTGLSLSTCRYDAQRPAADANLSGRITELALERRRFGYRRIWQLLRREGLLVNHKRVYRLYHLNGLVVKRRRRRKGLATERLPLLRPAAPNMTWSMDFVMDALATGRRIKCLTCVDDFTKECLTVTVAFGISGVQVTRILDSIALFRGYPATIRTDQGPEFTCRALEQWAFEHGVELRLIQPGKPTQNGFIESFNGRFRDECLNEHGFSDVSHARKTISEWRQDYNECRPHSTLNYQTPSEFAASWRKGNSESEGADITN; encoded by the exons ATGAAGAAGCGTTTTTCCGATGAACAGATCATCAGTATCCTCCGCGAGGCTGAAGTCGGCGTTTCAGCCCGGGAGCTCTGCCGTAAGCACGCCATTTCCGACGCCACGTTTTATACCTGGCGTAAGAAGTATGGCGGCATGGAGGTGCCTGAGGTTAAGCGCCTGAAGTCACTTGAGGAAGAGAACGCCAGACTCAAGAAGCTGCTCGCCGAGGCCATGCTGGATAAGGAGGCGCTTCAGGTGGCTCTTGGGCGAAAGT TACTGACGACAGACCAGAAGCGCGAAGTCGTGGTGTTGATGTGTGATGCGACCGGTCTGTCGCAACGTCGTGCCTGCAGACTCACAGGTTTGTCCCTGTCGACCTGCCGCTATGACGCTCAGCGTCCGGCGGCTGATGCCAATTTATCAGGGCGCATTACTGAACTGGCACTGGAGCGCAGGCGTTTTGGCTACCGCCGCATATGGCAGTTACTGCGCCGTGAAGGGCTTCTGGTTAATCACAAGCGCGTGTACCGCCTTTATCATCTGAACGGGCTGGTCGTTAAACGCAGACGTCGTCGTAAAGGGCTTGCAACAGAACGTCTGCCGCTGCTCCGCCCGGCGGCGCCCAACATGACCTGGTCGATGGATTTCGTCATGGATGCGCTGGCTACCGGTCGCAGGATCAAGTGCCTTACCTGCGTCGATGACTTCACAAAGGAATGCCTGACGGTCACTGTTGCCTTCGGGATTTCAGGCGTGCAGGTCACGCGTATTCTGGACAGCATTGCGCTGTTTCGCGGCTATCCGGCTACGATAAGAACCGATCAGGGCCCGGAGTTTACCTGCCGCGCGCTCGAACAGTGGGCCTTTGAGCATGGAGTGGAGTTGCGACTTATCCAGCCCGGCAAGCCGACACAGAACGGATTTATTGAGAGTTTTAACGGACGCTTTCGCGATGAATGCCTGAATGAACACGGGTTCAGCGACGTCAGTCATGCCAGGAAAACCATCAGCGAATGGCGTCAGGATTATAACGAATGTCGCCCGCACTCCACGCTGAATTATCAGACGCCGTCTGAATTTGCAGCGAGCTGGAGAAAGGGTAATTCTGAGAGTGAAGGAGCCGACATTACTAACTGA
- the flgL gene encoding flagellar hook-associated protein FlgL, producing MRLSTSIVFQQGMQGVTDGLSTFSKTGQQLASNTRVLTPSDDPIAASKAVMVNQAQAQNEQYTLARTFAQNGMNSELSVLTNVVTALTTTSTTLISADGTKNDNDRQLIATSLRGLKAQLLNLANSTDGNGNFIFGGYKTDSEPFSKDAAGTVSYVGGTEAISQQVDANRVMTVGHVGTQVFNNASGTADIFSALDTAISALETPLSGASSTVQDANAASMKAANESIKNALTNVSSAQATLGVQLQEVDTLNDIGTERTNANKQTLSDLIDIDLTATISAYMMQKQSLQASFTAFNDMQQLSLFQINK from the coding sequence ATGAGACTCAGTACTAGTATTGTTTTTCAGCAGGGTATGCAGGGCGTCACGGACGGATTATCTACCTTCAGTAAAACAGGGCAGCAACTAGCAAGTAATACTCGTGTATTAACGCCTTCTGATGATCCTATTGCTGCTTCCAAGGCGGTGATGGTCAATCAAGCTCAGGCTCAAAACGAGCAATACACGCTTGCTCGCACATTTGCCCAAAATGGCATGAACAGTGAACTTTCTGTATTAACTAATGTTGTGACTGCATTAACGACAACCAGCACTACTTTGATAAGTGCAGATGGTACTAAGAATGATAATGACCGCCAGCTTATTGCTACCTCATTACGTGGCTTAAAAGCACAACTGCTCAATTTGGCAAATAGCACCGATGGCAATGGTAACTTTATTTTTGGTGGTTATAAAACAGACTCTGAGCCATTTTCAAAGGATGCAGCAGGTACAGTAAGTTATGTGGGGGGAACGGAGGCTATTTCCCAGCAGGTTGACGCCAATCGAGTGATGACGGTTGGACATGTTGGGACTCAGGTCTTTAATAACGCAAGCGGAACTGCAGATATATTTAGCGCTCTTGATACTGCAATTAGTGCGCTTGAGACTCCATTGTCTGGTGCCTCATCAACGGTTCAGGATGCGAACGCAGCCTCAATGAAGGCTGCGAATGAGAGCATTAAAAATGCATTGACGAACGTATCTTCCGCACAGGCTACACTGGGTGTGCAACTACAGGAAGTTGACACTTTAAATGATATTGGTACTGAGCGCACAAATGCTAACAAACAGACGTTAAGCGATCTGATTGATATCGATTTAACTGCAACTATTTCAGCCTATATGATGCAAAAGCAGTCTTTGCAGGCATCATTCACGGCTTTTAATGATATGCAGCAATTATCGTTGTTCCAGATTAATAAGTAA
- the flgK gene encoding flagellar hook-associated protein FlgK, whose translation MANLINTAMSGLSAAQAALSTVSNNISNQAVTGYSRQDALLVQNNGTTTSAGYIGNGVNVVSINRDYNDFIAKQLRSAQTTSSATTSYYEQISKIDNLLSSSSSSLSATLQDFFKNLQNLTSNSGDSSVRQTVLGKASSLVNQFKVTDQYLRDMDSNINGEITITVSQVNTYAKQIADINDQIIRLKGANNGAEPNDLLDQRDVLVNELNKLVGVDVAVQDGNVYNISLKNGLNLVQGKSYNTLVASVSSTDPTRTTVSYNDAIAGQSEVNENVITGGALGGLLNFRSTTLDSARNQLGQIALAFADAFNQQHRSGFDLNNAQGGDFFGIGSSVTLKSAQNTSSAEVFSSYINNTYSMQYNGSSWNVTRADGTTATATLSGSALKFDGFSIDISGSAASGDTFSFKVTPGSSAIKQTAPSSTSAASLTRNDSNYIKASDYTVKFVGPASSDWSITRLSDGADLSSSATYTAASGSTPASLIFDGMKLDISGTPASKDVFTVKGVRDVVIDMSVKVTDSSKIAAAGSSLTSANGGVSDNTNAKALLNLQTVRVVENKSSVSQAYAGLVGDIGNKTSTAKVTDTSQKNVVKQLTVEQQSVSGVSLDEEYGDLIRYQQYYMANAKVIQTASSVFDALLAIRS comes from the coding sequence ATGGCTAACTTGATCAATACTGCAATGAGTGGTTTGAGTGCTGCGCAAGCCGCACTGAGTACTGTGAGTAACAACATCAGTAATCAGGCAGTAACCGGGTATAGCCGTCAGGATGCACTGCTGGTTCAGAATAATGGCACTACAACATCAGCAGGCTATATTGGCAACGGCGTCAACGTTGTCAGTATCAACCGTGATTACAACGATTTTATTGCCAAACAGTTGCGGTCAGCGCAAACGACCAGCAGTGCGACTACGTCCTATTACGAACAGATCTCTAAAATTGATAACTTGTTATCAAGCAGCTCTTCAAGTCTGTCGGCAACCCTTCAGGATTTTTTTAAGAATTTGCAAAACCTGACCAGTAATTCAGGTGACTCTTCGGTGAGACAAACTGTATTGGGGAAGGCGTCCTCGCTGGTCAATCAGTTTAAAGTTACCGATCAGTATCTTAGGGATATGGATAGTAATATTAATGGTGAAATTACTATTACGGTTTCGCAGGTTAATACATACGCCAAACAAATAGCAGACATTAACGATCAAATTATTCGCTTGAAAGGCGCTAACAACGGCGCAGAACCAAACGATCTCTTGGACCAAAGGGATGTATTAGTCAATGAGTTGAATAAATTGGTTGGTGTTGATGTCGCCGTTCAGGATGGCAATGTTTACAACATTTCCTTGAAGAATGGGTTGAACTTAGTTCAGGGCAAATCTTACAACACGCTTGTGGCCAGCGTATCCAGTACCGATCCTACGCGAACGACCGTTTCTTATAATGATGCTATCGCGGGCCAAAGCGAAGTGAATGAAAACGTCATTACCGGGGGAGCACTTGGCGGTTTACTTAACTTTCGCAGCACTACGCTCGATAGTGCTCGTAACCAGTTAGGGCAAATAGCGTTGGCTTTTGCTGATGCATTCAACCAGCAGCATCGCTCGGGTTTTGATTTGAATAATGCGCAAGGGGGCGACTTTTTTGGTATCGGTTCTTCCGTTACGTTAAAAAGTGCCCAAAATACCTCTAGCGCGGAAGTTTTTTCGTCGTACATTAATAACACTTACTCAATGCAGTATAACGGTTCTTCATGGAATGTGACTCGTGCTGATGGAACAACAGCGACCGCGACACTTTCTGGGTCTGCATTGAAGTTTGATGGTTTTAGCATCGACATTTCGGGTTCTGCTGCATCTGGCGATACATTTAGCTTCAAGGTTACGCCAGGCAGTTCGGCTATTAAACAAACAGCCCCTAGTTCAACATCAGCAGCCTCGCTGACACGAAACGACAGCAATTATATTAAGGCTAGTGATTACACGGTTAAGTTTGTAGGACCCGCATCAAGTGATTGGTCTATTACTCGCTTGTCTGATGGGGCAGACCTGTCTTCTTCTGCGACATATACCGCAGCCAGCGGTTCTACTCCAGCTAGTTTGATTTTTGATGGCATGAAGCTTGATATCTCAGGAACGCCGGCATCGAAAGATGTATTTACTGTGAAAGGTGTTCGTGATGTTGTCATCGATATGTCAGTGAAAGTAACGGACTCCTCTAAAATTGCTGCTGCGGGCTCATCACTGACATCGGCGAATGGCGGGGTTAGCGATAATACTAATGCGAAAGCATTATTAAACTTGCAGACAGTGAGAGTTGTTGAAAACAAATCCAGCGTCAGTCAGGCGTATGCTGGTTTAGTCGGTGATATTGGTAATAAAACCAGCACTGCTAAGGTGACAGACACTTCACAAAAGAATGTGGTCAAGCAGTTAACTGTAGAACAACAATCGGTCTCTGGTGTTAGCCTTGACGAAGAATACGGCGATTTAATTCGTTACCAGCAGTATTACATGGCAAATGCTAAGGTAATCCAGACGGCATCATCAGTGTTTGATGCTCTGTTAGCGATCAGAAGTTAA
- the flgJ gene encoding flagellar assembly peptidoglycan hydrolase FlgJ, producing MSDMKTFNRPAYDTQSLSALKRDVSSQPQNREGIRAVARQMEGVFVQMMMKSMRDALPQDGLFNSDQTRMLTSMYDQQLAQQMSSGKGLGLAAMIEKQMGGQGVAGNEAQSASVAPFKADSQLARTMPAFALEQMVRKAMPTLPEKPTAMPVSSAEFISRLSTPAMLVSQQSGIPHHLIMAQAALESGWGQREIPTADGRPSHNIFGIKAGSGWNGPVTEITTTEYEQGVAKKVKAAFRVYGSYLEALNDYARLLTQNPRYAAVSAANSAEQAAVALQQAGYATDPGYAKKLVSMIQQMKHSGEKAVQAYTRDLSGIF from the coding sequence ATGAGCGACATGAAGACGTTTAATCGTCCTGCTTACGATACGCAATCACTTAGCGCACTCAAACGGGATGTATCCAGTCAGCCTCAAAACCGAGAAGGTATTCGTGCGGTGGCGAGGCAAATGGAGGGCGTCTTCGTGCAGATGATGATGAAAAGTATGCGTGATGCCTTACCGCAGGATGGTCTGTTTAACAGCGATCAGACCCGGATGTTGACGTCCATGTACGATCAACAACTGGCGCAACAGATGTCATCTGGCAAGGGGTTGGGCTTGGCCGCAATGATTGAAAAACAGATGGGCGGTCAGGGAGTTGCTGGTAACGAAGCCCAGTCCGCTTCTGTTGCTCCGTTTAAGGCGGACAGTCAGTTAGCCCGCACGATGCCGGCATTTGCTCTGGAGCAAATGGTGCGTAAGGCTATGCCGACTTTGCCAGAAAAGCCGACTGCGATGCCTGTCAGCAGCGCGGAGTTCATTTCTCGCCTTTCGACACCTGCGATGTTGGTTAGCCAGCAAAGTGGAATTCCTCATCACCTGATTATGGCGCAAGCCGCCCTCGAGTCAGGCTGGGGACAGCGAGAAATACCGACGGCTGATGGCAGGCCAAGTCATAATATTTTTGGTATTAAAGCGGGCTCTGGATGGAATGGACCGGTGACTGAAATCACGACGACCGAGTATGAGCAAGGCGTAGCTAAGAAAGTTAAAGCGGCATTCCGTGTTTATGGTTCTTATCTGGAAGCATTAAACGATTATGCACGGTTACTCACCCAGAACCCACGCTATGCAGCCGTTTCTGCTGCGAACTCCGCTGAACAAGCGGCAGTCGCATTGCAGCAGGCAGGCTACGCGACCGATCCCGGGTATGCGAAGAAACTGGTGAGCATGATTCAACAAATGAAGCATTCAGGAGAAAAAGCCGTTCAGGCGTACACGCGTGATTTGAGTGGAATTTTCTAA